One region of Erythrolamprus reginae isolate rEryReg1 chromosome 8, rEryReg1.hap1, whole genome shotgun sequence genomic DNA includes:
- the LOC139170941 gene encoding kelch-like protein 13 isoform X1, producing MRAAGEMPLGDGGGRSLSSDTYLPKLLEGLQNLRSQNALCDVVLEAEGACFPTHRAILAVGSGYCRMRFAREAASQAARLTLPPPVTAQGLQGVLSFLYSGRLELTLQTVEEVFRAAEALLVREVMSLAFRFLEGALDRHTALPILSLARRIGPQELQLKVQRWVGKHCGHLLKDPERVKALDREALCEILGGGDTRGLSELQLFQAAICWLDHHGSREEDATQVLGCLCFPSIPLPDLQGSVQGTPVMRTAPACRRYLREALDYHGQPYVQPLLLQSEGTRARHRNERLLVLGGRSADNGLCGEVWAADTHCRSWTAVGKLRGPLYNHCVAVLHDFVFVLGGQESFDPTGQEPSRKVFRFDPCCNTWLQLASMLVPRTRFYAEALNERLVAVGGGAPLGMPTEAAEEYFLGKNAWRPLPPFPVPVADHAGATHSGILYISGAEGQRGGWRWPLGVWSSLEEATAALLFLRHRGHGGGPDAEHHVRLPPPPALLGQEPPDGLCPLRPRHGDGGRPHLLPGRKGSGQCRWHLPHPSAGFRGSPGPPW from the exons ATGAGGGCCGCTGGAGAGATGCCTCTTGGGGACGGAGGAGGCCGGAGCCTCAGCTCGGACACCTACCTGCCCAAACTCCTGGAGGGGCTGCAGAACCTGCGTTCCCAGAATGCCCTGTGCGACGTGGTGCTGGAGGCCGAGGGGGCCTGCTTCCCCACCCACAGGGCCATCCTGGCCGTGGGCAGCGGCTATTGCAGGATGCGCTTTGCCAGGGAGGCGGCCAGCCAGGCAGCCCGGCTCACACTGCCGCCACCAGTGACCGCCCAGGGCCTGCAGGGCGTTCTATCATTCCTCTACTCTGGCCGGCTGGAGCTGACCCTTCAGACGGTGGAGGAGGTCTTCCGGGCAGCTGAGGCGCTGCTGGTGCGCGAGGTGATGAGCTTGGCCTTCCGCTTCCTGGAAGGGGCCCTTGACCGCCACACGGCCCTGCCCATCCTCAGCCTGGCCCGGCGGATCGGCCCCCAGGAGCTCCAGCTGAAGGTACAGCGCTGGGTGGGCAAGCACTGCGGCCACCTGCTGAAGGACCCCGAGCGGGTGAAGGCGCTGGACAGGGAGGCCCTCTGCGAAATCCTGGGTGGGGGGGACACGCGGGGGCTGAGTGAGCTGCAGCTCTTCCAGGCCGCCATCTGCTGGCTGGACCACCACGGCTCCCGTGAGGAAGACGCCACCCAGGTGCTGGGCTGCCTCTGCTTCCCTTCCATCCCACTTCCGGATCTGCAGGGGTCCGTCCAGGGAACGCCCGTCATGAGAACCGCGCCCGCTTGCCGTCGGTACCTCCGGGAAGCCCTGGACTACCATGGCCAGCCGTACGTGCAGCCGCTCCTCCTCCAGAGCGAGGGCACCCGGGCGCGACACCGGAACGAGAGGCTGCTGGTGCTGGGGGGCCGGTCGGCAGACAACGGCCTCTGCGGGGAGGTCTGGGCTGCGGACACGCACTGCCGTTCGTGGACTGCCGTGGGGAAGCTGAGGGGCCCCCTCTACAACCACTGCGTGGCCGTCCTGCACGACTTCGTCTTCGTGTTGGGGGGCCAGGAGAGCTTCGACCCGACAGGCCAGGAGCCTTCCAGGAAG GTGTTCCGGTTTGACCCCTGCTGCAACACCTGGCtgcagctggccagcatgctagTGCCCAGGACCCGCTTCTACGCGGAGGCGCTGAACGAGCGGCTGGTGGCCGTGGGGGGAGGGGCACCGCTGGGGATGCCCACCGAGGCCGCCGAGGAGTACTTCCTCGGCAAGAATGCCTGGCGGCCCCTCCCACCCTTCCCGGTGCCGGTGGCTGACCACGCGGGGGCGACGCACAGTGGCATCTTGTACATCTCAGGTGCGGAGGGGCAGAGGGGCGGCTGGCGCTGGCCACTCGGGGTTTGGAGCAGCCTGGAGGAAGCAACGGCAGCCCTTCTTTTCCTTCGGCACAGGGGGCATGGCGGGGGGCCAGACGCTGAGCACCATGTACGGCTACCTCCCCCACCTGCGCTGCTGGGTCAGGAACCGCCCGATGGCCTTTGCCCGCTGCGACCACGGCATGGCGACGGTGGGCGACCGCATCTTCTGCCTGGGAGGAAGGGCTCTGGCCAATGTAGGTGGCACTTGCCCCATCCCTCTGCAGGGTTTCGGGGCTCGCCTGGGCCTCCTTGGTAG
- the LOC139170941 gene encoding kelch-like protein 13 isoform X2, giving the protein MRAAGEMPLGDGGGRSLSSDTYLPKLLEGLQNLRSQNALCDVVLEAEGACFPTHRAILAVGSGYCRMRFAREAASQAARLTLPPPVTAQGLQGVLSFLYSGRLELTLQTVEEVFRAAEALLVREVMSLAFRFLEGALDRHTALPILSLARRIGPQELQLKVQRWVGKHCGHLLKDPERVKALDREALCEILGGGDTRGLSELQLFQAAICWLDHHGSREEDATQVLGCLCFPSIPLPDLQGSVQGTPVMRTAPACRRYLREALDYHGQPYVQPLLLQSEGTRARHRNERLLVLGGRSADNGLCGEVWAADTHCRSWTAVGKLRGPLYNHCVAVLHDFVFVLGGQESFDPTGQEPSRKVFRFDPCCNTWLQLASMLVPRTRFYAEALNERLVAVGGGAPLGMPTEAAEEYFLGKNAWRPLPPFPVPVADHAGATHSGILYISGAEGQRGGWRWPLGVWSSLEEATAALLFLRHRGHGGGPDAEHHVRLPPPPALLGQEPPDGLCPLRPRHGDGGRPHLLPGRKGSGQWPGVGSRERGGVLLPRH; this is encoded by the exons ATGAGGGCCGCTGGAGAGATGCCTCTTGGGGACGGAGGAGGCCGGAGCCTCAGCTCGGACACCTACCTGCCCAAACTCCTGGAGGGGCTGCAGAACCTGCGTTCCCAGAATGCCCTGTGCGACGTGGTGCTGGAGGCCGAGGGGGCCTGCTTCCCCACCCACAGGGCCATCCTGGCCGTGGGCAGCGGCTATTGCAGGATGCGCTTTGCCAGGGAGGCGGCCAGCCAGGCAGCCCGGCTCACACTGCCGCCACCAGTGACCGCCCAGGGCCTGCAGGGCGTTCTATCATTCCTCTACTCTGGCCGGCTGGAGCTGACCCTTCAGACGGTGGAGGAGGTCTTCCGGGCAGCTGAGGCGCTGCTGGTGCGCGAGGTGATGAGCTTGGCCTTCCGCTTCCTGGAAGGGGCCCTTGACCGCCACACGGCCCTGCCCATCCTCAGCCTGGCCCGGCGGATCGGCCCCCAGGAGCTCCAGCTGAAGGTACAGCGCTGGGTGGGCAAGCACTGCGGCCACCTGCTGAAGGACCCCGAGCGGGTGAAGGCGCTGGACAGGGAGGCCCTCTGCGAAATCCTGGGTGGGGGGGACACGCGGGGGCTGAGTGAGCTGCAGCTCTTCCAGGCCGCCATCTGCTGGCTGGACCACCACGGCTCCCGTGAGGAAGACGCCACCCAGGTGCTGGGCTGCCTCTGCTTCCCTTCCATCCCACTTCCGGATCTGCAGGGGTCCGTCCAGGGAACGCCCGTCATGAGAACCGCGCCCGCTTGCCGTCGGTACCTCCGGGAAGCCCTGGACTACCATGGCCAGCCGTACGTGCAGCCGCTCCTCCTCCAGAGCGAGGGCACCCGGGCGCGACACCGGAACGAGAGGCTGCTGGTGCTGGGGGGCCGGTCGGCAGACAACGGCCTCTGCGGGGAGGTCTGGGCTGCGGACACGCACTGCCGTTCGTGGACTGCCGTGGGGAAGCTGAGGGGCCCCCTCTACAACCACTGCGTGGCCGTCCTGCACGACTTCGTCTTCGTGTTGGGGGGCCAGGAGAGCTTCGACCCGACAGGCCAGGAGCCTTCCAGGAAG GTGTTCCGGTTTGACCCCTGCTGCAACACCTGGCtgcagctggccagcatgctagTGCCCAGGACCCGCTTCTACGCGGAGGCGCTGAACGAGCGGCTGGTGGCCGTGGGGGGAGGGGCACCGCTGGGGATGCCCACCGAGGCCGCCGAGGAGTACTTCCTCGGCAAGAATGCCTGGCGGCCCCTCCCACCCTTCCCGGTGCCGGTGGCTGACCACGCGGGGGCGACGCACAGTGGCATCTTGTACATCTCAGGTGCGGAGGGGCAGAGGGGCGGCTGGCGCTGGCCACTCGGGGTTTGGAGCAGCCTGGAGGAAGCAACGGCAGCCCTTCTTTTCCTTCGGCACAGGGGGCATGGCGGGGGGCCAGACGCTGAGCACCATGTACGGCTACCTCCCCCACCTGCGCTGCTGGGTCAGGAACCGCCCGATGGCCTTTGCCCGCTGCGACCACGGCATGGCGACGGTGGGCGACCGCATCTTCTGCCTGGGAGGAAGGGCTCTGGCCAAT GGCCAGGAGTGGGTTCCCGTGAGCGAGGCGGAGTACTACTGCCCCGCCACTGA
- the LOC139170941 gene encoding kelch-like protein 13 isoform X3, with translation MRAAGEMPLGDGGGRSLSSDTYLPKLLEGLQNLRSQNALCDVVLEAEGACFPTHRAILAVGSGYCRMRFAREAASQAARLTLPPPVTAQGLQGVLSFLYSGRLELTLQTVEEVFRAAEALLVREVMSLAFRFLEGALDRHTALPILSLARRIGPQELQLKVQRWVGKHCGHLLKDPERVKALDREALCEILGGGDTRGLSELQLFQAAICWLDHHGSREEDATQVLGCLCFPSIPLPDLQGSVQGTPVMRTAPACRRYLREALDYHGQPYVQPLLLQSEGTRARHRNERLLVLGGRSADNGLCGEVWAADTHCRSWTAVGKLRGPLYNHCVAVLHDFVFVLGGQESFDPTGQEPSRKVFRFDPCCNTWLQLASMLVPRTRFYAEALNERLVAVGGGAPLGMPTEAAEEYFLGKNAWRPLPPFPVPVADHAGATHSGILYISGGMAGGQTLSTMYGYLPHLRCWVRNRPMAFARCDHGMATVGDRIFCLGGRALANVGGTCPIPLQGFGARLGLLGSGPWLCPTLWSLCRARSGFP, from the exons ATGAGGGCCGCTGGAGAGATGCCTCTTGGGGACGGAGGAGGCCGGAGCCTCAGCTCGGACACCTACCTGCCCAAACTCCTGGAGGGGCTGCAGAACCTGCGTTCCCAGAATGCCCTGTGCGACGTGGTGCTGGAGGCCGAGGGGGCCTGCTTCCCCACCCACAGGGCCATCCTGGCCGTGGGCAGCGGCTATTGCAGGATGCGCTTTGCCAGGGAGGCGGCCAGCCAGGCAGCCCGGCTCACACTGCCGCCACCAGTGACCGCCCAGGGCCTGCAGGGCGTTCTATCATTCCTCTACTCTGGCCGGCTGGAGCTGACCCTTCAGACGGTGGAGGAGGTCTTCCGGGCAGCTGAGGCGCTGCTGGTGCGCGAGGTGATGAGCTTGGCCTTCCGCTTCCTGGAAGGGGCCCTTGACCGCCACACGGCCCTGCCCATCCTCAGCCTGGCCCGGCGGATCGGCCCCCAGGAGCTCCAGCTGAAGGTACAGCGCTGGGTGGGCAAGCACTGCGGCCACCTGCTGAAGGACCCCGAGCGGGTGAAGGCGCTGGACAGGGAGGCCCTCTGCGAAATCCTGGGTGGGGGGGACACGCGGGGGCTGAGTGAGCTGCAGCTCTTCCAGGCCGCCATCTGCTGGCTGGACCACCACGGCTCCCGTGAGGAAGACGCCACCCAGGTGCTGGGCTGCCTCTGCTTCCCTTCCATCCCACTTCCGGATCTGCAGGGGTCCGTCCAGGGAACGCCCGTCATGAGAACCGCGCCCGCTTGCCGTCGGTACCTCCGGGAAGCCCTGGACTACCATGGCCAGCCGTACGTGCAGCCGCTCCTCCTCCAGAGCGAGGGCACCCGGGCGCGACACCGGAACGAGAGGCTGCTGGTGCTGGGGGGCCGGTCGGCAGACAACGGCCTCTGCGGGGAGGTCTGGGCTGCGGACACGCACTGCCGTTCGTGGACTGCCGTGGGGAAGCTGAGGGGCCCCCTCTACAACCACTGCGTGGCCGTCCTGCACGACTTCGTCTTCGTGTTGGGGGGCCAGGAGAGCTTCGACCCGACAGGCCAGGAGCCTTCCAGGAAG GTGTTCCGGTTTGACCCCTGCTGCAACACCTGGCtgcagctggccagcatgctagTGCCCAGGACCCGCTTCTACGCGGAGGCGCTGAACGAGCGGCTGGTGGCCGTGGGGGGAGGGGCACCGCTGGGGATGCCCACCGAGGCCGCCGAGGAGTACTTCCTCGGCAAGAATGCCTGGCGGCCCCTCCCACCCTTCCCGGTGCCGGTGGCTGACCACGCGGGGGCGACGCACAGTGGCATCTTGTACATCTCAG GGGGCATGGCGGGGGGCCAGACGCTGAGCACCATGTACGGCTACCTCCCCCACCTGCGCTGCTGGGTCAGGAACCGCCCGATGGCCTTTGCCCGCTGCGACCACGGCATGGCGACGGTGGGCGACCGCATCTTCTGCCTGGGAGGAAGGGCTCTGGCCAATGTAGGTGGCACTTGCCCCATCCCTCTGCAGGGTTTCGGGGCTCGCCTGGGCCTCCTTGGTAGTGGCCCCTGGCTCTGCCCTACCCTTTGGTCTCTTTGCAGGGCCAGGAGTGGGTTCCCGTGA